The Brasilonema sennae CENA114 genome includes a region encoding these proteins:
- the aroQ gene encoding type II 3-dehydroquinate dehydratase encodes MIVHAVDKKLTVLDLTDRPISILVLHGPNLNLLGQREPGIYGSLTLAEIDRSLEQEGEKLQAKISHLQSNYEGALVDAIHQAVGKHQGILINAGAYTHTSVALRDAIAGVNLPTVEVHLSNIYQREEFRHHSYIAPVAIGQISGFGAQSYLLGLQALVHYIRK; translated from the coding sequence ATGATCGTTCACGCCGTCGATAAGAAGCTAACCGTGCTAGATTTAACCGATCGCCCCATAAGTATTCTGGTACTGCATGGACCAAACCTGAATTTACTGGGACAGCGAGAGCCGGGCATATATGGTTCGTTGACATTGGCTGAAATTGATCGCTCCTTAGAACAAGAAGGAGAAAAATTACAGGCAAAAATCTCTCATCTACAATCAAATTATGAAGGCGCTCTAGTAGATGCGATTCATCAAGCAGTAGGGAAACACCAGGGAATTTTAATCAACGCAGGGGCATACACTCACACGAGTGTAGCTTTGCGGGATGCGATCGCTGGTGTTAATTTACCTACAGTTGAAGTACACCTAAGCAACATCTACCAGCGGGAAGAGTTTCGCCATCATTCATACATAGCCCCAGTAGCCATAGGACAGATTAGTGGTTTTGGGGCACAAAGTTATTTATTAGGGTTGCAGGCATTAGTGCATTATATAAGAAAGTAA
- the topA gene encoding type I DNA topoisomerase, which produces MSTLVIVESPTKARTIRNYLPRDYRVEASMGHVRDLPQSATEIPANVKGEKWAQLGVNVDADFEPLYVVPKDKKKVVTQLKDALKDVDELILATDEDREGESISWHLYQLLKPKVPTKRMVFHEITSDAIKKALKNCRNIDEQLVRAQETRRILDRLVGYTLSPLLWKKIAWGLSAGRVQSVAVRLLVNRERQRRAFRQGSYWDLKATLNPPDSPKAQSFTSQLVTLGGTRLANGGDFDAATGKIPSDRNVILLNQEQAQALKERLTGKTWKVTDLEERPVTRKPAPPFTTSTLQQESNRKLRLSARDTMRVAQNLYEQGYITYMRTDSVHLSDQAIAAARDSVDKLYGKDYLSPQPRQYTTKSKGAQEAHEAIRPAGSTFRTPQETGLSGREYQVYDLIWKRTVASQMADSRQTQIIMQLLVEDAGFRSSGKRIDFPGFLRAYVEGSDDPEAALEDQEVILPNLKVGDSPKCTDLEAVGHETQPPARYTEATLVKTLESEGIGRPSTYASIIGTIIDKGYAQLVSNALVPTFTAFAVTELLEKYFPDVVDPSFTSKMEQTLDDISTGEAQWLPYLKEFYLGDKGLETLVKEQESQIDANVARTVELENLDAKVRIGKYGAYIEKENGDGVVTASIPKDLTPADLDPEKVETLLRQKIVGPDELGIHPETGETIYVKIGPYGPYVQLGDKTEENSKPKQASLPKGITSENVTLETAIGLLSLPRTLGVHPQTGAQIQANLGRFGPYVVHNQTGEKDYRSLKASDDILTISLGRALELLSEPKKGRSTRNSKSKAAERELGAHPEDGEPVNIYNGPYGPYIKHGKTNVSIPEGISVSDVTLASALEWLASKASTAKSTRKTTTKSSSSSSKSRTKSSTTTAKKTKKAS; this is translated from the coding sequence ATGTCAACTCTTGTCATCGTCGAATCTCCGACCAAAGCTCGTACCATTCGCAACTACCTGCCAAGAGACTACCGGGTGGAAGCGTCTATGGGTCATGTACGTGACCTTCCTCAATCAGCAACTGAAATTCCCGCCAATGTCAAGGGGGAGAAATGGGCACAACTCGGGGTAAATGTAGACGCCGACTTTGAACCGCTGTATGTCGTCCCTAAAGATAAAAAGAAAGTTGTCACTCAGCTCAAAGACGCCCTTAAAGATGTAGATGAACTGATTCTGGCAACGGATGAAGACCGGGAAGGTGAAAGCATCAGTTGGCATTTATACCAGTTGCTCAAGCCAAAAGTTCCTACAAAGCGGATGGTGTTTCACGAAATTACCTCTGACGCCATCAAGAAAGCCTTGAAAAACTGCCGCAATATTGACGAACAGCTAGTTCGTGCTCAAGAAACGCGGCGGATTTTGGATAGACTTGTGGGCTATACCCTGTCTCCCCTGCTGTGGAAAAAAATCGCTTGGGGACTATCTGCTGGACGTGTACAGTCTGTTGCTGTGCGGCTGTTGGTCAACCGGGAACGTCAACGCCGTGCTTTCCGCCAAGGTTCTTACTGGGACTTGAAAGCAACGTTAAATCCCCCTGATTCTCCCAAAGCACAATCATTTACTTCCCAACTGGTAACACTGGGAGGAACAAGGCTGGCGAATGGCGGTGATTTTGATGCCGCCACAGGGAAAATCCCCTCAGATCGCAATGTTATCTTGCTCAATCAAGAGCAAGCACAAGCCCTGAAAGAACGTCTAACAGGAAAAACTTGGAAAGTCACAGACCTTGAGGAACGTCCTGTTACGCGTAAACCCGCGCCACCTTTTACCACCTCGACTCTACAGCAGGAATCTAACCGCAAACTGCGCCTTAGCGCACGGGACACAATGCGAGTTGCCCAGAATTTGTACGAACAAGGATATATTACCTATATGCGTACAGATTCGGTGCATTTGTCGGATCAGGCGATCGCCGCCGCCCGTGACAGTGTAGACAAACTTTACGGCAAAGATTACCTCAGTCCTCAACCGAGGCAATACACCACCAAATCCAAAGGCGCACAAGAAGCCCACGAGGCAATTCGCCCCGCAGGTAGTACCTTCCGCACTCCCCAAGAAACAGGCTTAAGCGGTCGGGAGTACCAAGTGTACGACCTGATTTGGAAGCGTACCGTCGCCAGCCAAATGGCAGACTCTCGCCAAACTCAAATTATCATGCAACTGCTCGTGGAAGATGCTGGTTTTCGCTCTTCTGGCAAACGCATCGACTTTCCGGGATTCTTGCGCGCTTATGTGGAAGGTTCTGACGATCCAGAGGCGGCGCTGGAAGACCAAGAAGTCATCTTGCCTAATCTCAAAGTGGGGGATAGTCCCAAATGCACTGATTTAGAAGCAGTTGGTCACGAAACCCAACCTCCAGCAAGATACACCGAAGCAACCTTAGTGAAAACTCTCGAAAGCGAAGGCATTGGGCGTCCCAGCACCTACGCTAGCATCATTGGCACCATTATTGATAAAGGTTATGCCCAATTGGTGAGTAATGCTCTGGTACCCACCTTTACTGCTTTTGCCGTCACAGAACTGTTGGAAAAATATTTTCCTGATGTTGTTGATCCCAGCTTTACCTCTAAGATGGAGCAAACCCTGGATGACATTTCCACAGGTGAAGCTCAGTGGTTACCCTACCTCAAGGAATTCTATTTGGGAGACAAAGGTTTAGAAACCTTGGTAAAGGAACAGGAAAGCCAAATAGATGCCAATGTTGCCCGGACAGTGGAACTAGAAAACCTAGATGCCAAAGTCCGCATTGGTAAGTATGGTGCTTATATAGAAAAAGAGAATGGTGATGGTGTTGTCACCGCTTCCATTCCCAAAGACCTGACTCCTGCTGATCTTGACCCCGAAAAGGTAGAAACACTGCTGCGGCAAAAAATTGTCGGCCCAGACGAACTAGGTATTCATCCAGAAACGGGTGAAACAATTTACGTCAAAATCGGTCCTTACGGTCCCTACGTACAATTAGGAGATAAAACAGAGGAAAACTCAAAACCCAAACAAGCTTCCTTACCCAAAGGAATAACGTCAGAAAATGTCACCCTTGAGACAGCTATTGGTCTTTTGTCACTACCGCGAACACTGGGGGTTCATCCACAAACAGGCGCTCAAATCCAAGCCAATTTAGGACGCTTTGGACCTTACGTTGTTCATAATCAAACTGGTGAAAAAGATTACCGTTCCCTGAAAGCTAGTGATGACATATTGACAATTTCCTTAGGGCGTGCATTGGAACTGTTGTCTGAACCGAAAAAAGGACGCAGCACCAGAAACAGTAAGTCAAAGGCGGCTGAACGGGAATTAGGTGCTCACCCAGAAGATGGTGAACCAGTTAATATCTACAATGGCCCCTACGGGCCTTACATTAAGCACGGCAAAACTAATGTGAGCATTCCAGAAGGTATATCCGTAAGCGATGTGACTCTTGCTTCAGCCCTGGAGTGGTTAGCATCCAAAGCATCAACAGCAAAATCGACTCGGAAAACTACAACGAAATCAAGCAGTTCTAGCTCTAAATCAAGGACTAAATCGTCAACTACCACCGCAAAAAAAACAAAAAAGGCTAGTTAA